The following coding sequences lie in one Arachis hypogaea cultivar Tifrunner chromosome 9, arahy.Tifrunner.gnm2.J5K5, whole genome shotgun sequence genomic window:
- the LOC112711751 gene encoding heat stress transcription factor A-6b-like, protein MNPDDHGVGRVMKEEYLGEGSCSFSYPMVVDVPPPPPPAPPPHPMEGLNESGPPPFLTKTYDIVEDPSTNHIVSWSKGNNSFVVWDPQAFSITLLPRFFKHNNFSSFVRQLNTYGFKKVDPDRWEFANEMFLRGQRVLLKNIKRRKTNQTHHHHQQGLDPCVEVGRFGGLDGELNRLRRDRQVLMAELVKLRQQQQTTKSQIQAMEVKLRKTEQKQQQMMTFMARAMQNPNFVQQLVQQKDWRKELEEAFSNKRMRPIHQGPSNNNVEVAVGYHDGLLGFVDEDCSTFIKLESHIDDDDDNDNKFDFEVSEMDLLGLNVKGQSSSEYHHNHAQVGVSRNNNNNNNIDEVFWEDLLNEGFEDEHVLAAAEDVDVLAEQLGYLASSPHK, encoded by the exons ATGAATCCTGATGATCATGGTGTTGGTAGAGTAATGAAGGAGGAGTATCTAGGAGAAGGGTCTTGTTCCTTTTCATATCCAATGGTGGTGGATGTTCCTCCTCCTCCGCCGCCTGCGCCGCCGCCGCATCCAATGGAGGGGCTTAATGAGAGTGGTCCTCCGCCGTTCCTGACAAAGACATATGACATCGTTGAAGACCCTTCAACAAATCACATAGTTTCTTGGAGCAAAGGAAACAACAGCTTCGTTGTGTGGGATCCTCAAGCTTTCTCCATTACCCTTCTCCCAAGATTCTTCAAGCACAACAATTTCTCCAGCTTTGTCCGCCAACTCAACACCTAT GGTTTTAAAAAGGTAGATCCAGATAGGTGGGAATTTGCTAATGAGATGTTTCTTAGAGGGCAAAGGGTGCTTTTGAAGAACATCAAAAGGAGGAAGACAAATCaaactcatcatcatcaccaGCAAGGTTTAGACCCTTGTGTTGAAGTTGGAAGGTTTGGTGGATTAGATGGAGAACTCAACCGGTTGCGGCGTGACCGGCAGGTACTAATGGCGGAGCTGGTGAAGCTCAGACAACAGCAGCAGACTACAAAGTCCCAAATTCAAGCCATGGAAGTTAAGCTTCGAAAGACGGAGCAGAAACAGCAGCAGATGATGACCTTCATGGCAAGGGCAATGCAGAATCCAAACTTTGTGCAGCAATTGGTTCAACAAAAGGATTGGAGAAAGGAATTGGAGGAAGCTTTCTCTAATAAGAGGATGAGACCTATTCATCAAGGACCTAGTAACAATAATGTTGAAGTAGCAGTAGGTTATCATGATGGATTATTAGGTTTTGTTGATGAAGATTGCTCAACTTTTATTAAACTAGAATCAcacattgatgatgatgatgataatgataacaAGTTTGATTTTGAGGTATCAGAGATGGACCTTCTTGGTTTGAATGTTAAGGGACAAAGTAGCAGTGAATATCATCATAATCATGCTCAAGTTGGAGTaagtagaaataataataataataataatattgatgaAGTGTTTTGGGAAGATTTGTTGAATGAAGGTTTTGAAGATGAACATGTTCTTGCAGCTGCTGAAGATGTAGATGTCTTGGCTGAACAACTTGGTTATTTAGCTTCTAGTCCTCATAAATAA